One segment of Anatilimnocola aggregata DNA contains the following:
- a CDS encoding MBL fold metallo-hydrolase, with protein sequence MASAARAVPENVPGDFFVDATCIDCDTCRQLAPQTFGEGADTAFVHEQPTSGSERRQALQFLVCCPTGSIGTRGNESAKAALGDFPLIVEEPVWYCGFNSPKSYGGNSYFIEHASGNWLVDSPKFLPQLVRQFESRGGVKHIFLTHSDDVADAEQYATHFRAERIIHRHELHSQPGSERVLGGYESVQLAPEFVAIPTPGHTAGHCVLLFQNRFLFTGDHLHFDRATQRLAAFPDYCWDSWPQQVESLRRLLDFRFSWVLPGHGQRVQLPEAEMQRQLAELVASSH encoded by the coding sequence ATGGCCAGCGCAGCGCGAGCAGTGCCAGAGAATGTGCCCGGCGATTTCTTTGTCGATGCGACTTGCATCGATTGCGATACCTGCCGGCAACTTGCCCCGCAGACCTTCGGGGAAGGGGCCGACACGGCCTTCGTGCACGAACAGCCCACGTCTGGCTCGGAGCGGCGGCAGGCGTTGCAGTTTCTCGTTTGTTGCCCGACGGGATCGATTGGCACGCGCGGCAACGAGTCGGCGAAGGCCGCCCTGGGCGATTTTCCGCTCATCGTGGAAGAACCGGTCTGGTACTGCGGTTTTAATTCACCCAAGTCGTACGGCGGCAACAGTTACTTCATCGAGCATGCCAGCGGAAACTGGCTTGTCGACTCGCCCAAATTTCTGCCTCAATTGGTGAGGCAATTCGAATCAAGGGGTGGAGTGAAGCACATCTTTTTAACTCACAGCGACGATGTAGCGGACGCCGAGCAGTACGCCACTCACTTTAGGGCTGAGCGCATCATTCATCGCCACGAACTCCATTCTCAGCCCGGCTCCGAGCGTGTGCTCGGCGGCTACGAAAGTGTCCAACTCGCTCCGGAGTTCGTTGCCATTCCCACGCCGGGACATACCGCCGGCCACTGCGTGCTGTTGTTTCAGAATCGGTTTCTCTTTACCGGCGATCACCTGCACTTCGATCGAGCCACGCAACGGCTTGCCGCTTTCCCCGATTACTGCTGGGATTCATGGCCGCAGCAAGTCGAGTCTCTTCGGCGCCTGCTCGACTTTCGCTTCTCCTGGGTTCTTCCCGGCCACGGTCAACGAGTGCAACTGCCTGAAGCAGAGATGCAGCGGCAACTGGCTGAGCTGGTTGCAAGTTCGCACTAA